One Aneurinibacillus migulanus genomic region harbors:
- a CDS encoding tetratricopeptide repeat protein: MDTEKNQAGKHYIKEAYRALFDHDFTRAVRAFEKAIQCDPANAAYYFKLSVTYARNQQLALAVQTIEKALNLEPNNEKFILQHKRLSCRRYTEEAVQRLEDGAEEQALALIERAVALDPLYVRAHYVAAQIYFLRRRYIEARKAARQAVWLDPNSAEAKTLLTRCREKVIAEKKKKGEA; encoded by the coding sequence ATGGATACAGAGAAAAATCAGGCGGGTAAACACTATATAAAAGAAGCGTATCGTGCGTTGTTCGACCATGATTTCACGCGAGCGGTTCGCGCATTCGAGAAGGCGATACAGTGCGATCCGGCTAATGCGGCGTACTATTTTAAGCTCTCCGTTACGTATGCGAGGAATCAACAGCTGGCCTTGGCTGTCCAGACGATTGAAAAAGCATTGAACTTGGAGCCAAATAACGAAAAGTTCATCCTACAACATAAACGTTTGTCTTGCCGCCGATATACAGAAGAGGCGGTGCAGCGCTTAGAGGATGGAGCAGAGGAGCAGGCGCTTGCTCTCATTGAACGAGCGGTGGCGCTCGATCCGTTATATGTGCGGGCCCATTATGTAGCTGCACAGATTTATTTTCTACGTAGAAGGTATATTGAGGCACGCAAAGCCGCCCGTCAGGCAGTGTGGCTTGACCCGAATTCGGCGGAAGCAAAAACATTGCTTACACGTTGCCGGGAAAAAGTAATAGCAGAGAAAAAAAAGAAGGGGGAGGCATAA
- a CDS encoding nucleotide pyrophosphohydrolase, with product MPDEKQSMTIAEMQRTVDEYIGQFKEGYFSPLALMARLTEETGELAREVNHYYGEKPKRKDEAENTIDMELADCLFILVCFANSLNINLEEAFHAMMHKFNTRDKDRWTKIDTE from the coding sequence ATGCCGGACGAGAAGCAATCCATGACAATCGCTGAGATGCAGCGTACAGTCGACGAATACATCGGCCAGTTTAAAGAAGGGTATTTTTCGCCGCTTGCGTTGATGGCCCGATTGACCGAAGAAACTGGTGAATTGGCGCGTGAAGTGAATCATTATTACGGCGAGAAACCGAAACGCAAGGACGAAGCTGAAAATACAATTGATATGGAACTTGCAGATTGTCTTTTCATCCTTGTCTGTTTTGCTAATTCACTTAATATTAACCTGGAAGAGGCCTTTCATGCGATGATGCATAAATTTAATACGCGTGACAAGGACCGGTGGACAAAAATCGACACAGAGTAA
- a CDS encoding YitT family protein: MNYHLRNIFAILLGSAIMGFGINYFNIANRLAEGGITGITLLLKYTLDWDPGITNLVLNIPLLFVGWKMLGRQSAVYTIIGTVSVSVFLTLFSSFRHPMENDTLLAALYAGVTVGLGLGLVFRFGGTTGGVDILARLVNRYLGWSIGRTMFIFDIFVIALSLYYLNLDLAMYTLVALFVAARVIDFVQEGAYAAKAIMIISDHAVDISQRIMQEMGRGATLLKGRGGYTGLDKEVLYCVVSRNEIVRFKNLVHKVDPHAFIIINDVHEVFGEGFTLDEQKQPLQK, from the coding sequence ATGAACTATCACCTGCGCAATATTTTTGCCATTCTGCTCGGCTCCGCGATTATGGGATTCGGTATTAACTATTTTAATATCGCTAACCGGCTAGCAGAAGGCGGCATTACAGGGATTACCCTGCTTCTAAAATATACGCTTGATTGGGATCCGGGCATTACGAACCTCGTATTGAATATTCCTTTGCTGTTCGTCGGCTGGAAGATGCTCGGTCGGCAGTCGGCAGTCTACACGATTATCGGAACTGTTAGCGTATCTGTATTCCTGACCCTTTTCTCTTCATTTCGCCATCCGATGGAGAACGATACGCTGTTGGCTGCACTGTATGCGGGTGTAACGGTCGGGCTTGGCCTAGGACTTGTATTCCGCTTTGGTGGAACGACAGGCGGGGTGGACATCCTGGCACGATTGGTGAATAGATATTTGGGCTGGAGCATCGGCCGTACGATGTTTATTTTTGATATCTTCGTTATCGCTTTGTCGCTTTATTATCTCAATCTCGATTTGGCAATGTACACACTTGTTGCGCTGTTTGTGGCAGCCCGTGTCATCGACTTCGTACAGGAAGGTGCATATGCAGCTAAAGCAATTATGATTATCTCGGATCATGCCGTGGATATTTCCCAACGCATTATGCAAGAGATGGGACGGGGCGCCACGCTACTGAAAGGGCGCGGCGGCTATACGGGTCTTGACAAGGAAGTGCTGTATTGCGTCGTCAGCCGAAATGAAATCGTTCGTTTCAAAAATCTGGTGCATAAAGTCGATCCCCATGCATTTATCATTATTAATGATGTACATGAAGTGTTCGGTGAAGGCTTTACGCTCGATGAGCAGAAACAACCACTGCAAAAGTAA